From a region of the Aeoliella mucimassa genome:
- a CDS encoding TraR/DksA family transcriptional regulator has product MARKDSIEKMRDILVKRRDALRRALAGDLSLLKQLREQSGSDVVDAALDSAQDEISSQLAEVESRELANIERALDTMRQGNYGNCEICAAKIPLARLQALPYATMCIECQRAAETGELDARRDANWGRVVDAGYTDADVSMTDLEL; this is encoded by the coding sequence ATGGCCCGTAAAGATTCCATCGAGAAAATGCGAGACATTCTCGTCAAACGGCGCGACGCCCTGCGACGAGCTCTGGCTGGCGACTTGAGCTTGCTCAAGCAACTTCGTGAACAGTCTGGCAGCGACGTTGTGGATGCTGCCCTCGACTCGGCCCAGGACGAAATTAGCTCGCAATTGGCCGAAGTCGAAAGCCGCGAACTGGCTAACATTGAGCGAGCATTGGACACGATGCGTCAGGGAAATTATGGCAATTGCGAGATCTGCGCTGCCAAAATCCCCTTGGCTCGCCTGCAGGCTTTGCCCTACGCGACAATGTGCATCGAGTGCCAACGTGCTGCCGAAACCGGCGAACTCGACGCTCGCCGCGACGCCAACTGGGGTCGCGTGGTGGATGCGGGTTACACCGATGCCGACGTGTCGATGACCGACCTCGAGCTGTAG
- a CDS encoding 7-carboxy-7-deazaguanine synthase QueE: protein MRIAEIYKSTQGEGLLTGTPSVFVRASGCNLRCWYCDTPFASWFPEGHDLGVDEIIAQIDEWECQHVVITGGEPMLYAELIPLCQRLRERGQHVTIETAGTLYLPVECDLMSVSPKFASSAPARETNHRWHHRHNETRFRPKIVRQLMTRGDYQLKFVIDVEDDLPEVEQFVASIGDVDPGRVLLMPQGVEQPELEHRAVWLKPYCQQHGYVFCPRKQIEWFGAIRGT from the coding sequence GTGCGAATTGCTGAAATCTACAAATCGACCCAGGGCGAAGGACTGCTCACCGGCACGCCGAGCGTGTTCGTGCGGGCGAGCGGTTGCAACTTGCGGTGCTGGTACTGCGATACCCCGTTTGCCTCCTGGTTTCCCGAAGGACACGACCTGGGAGTCGACGAAATCATCGCCCAGATCGACGAGTGGGAGTGTCAGCACGTTGTGATCACTGGCGGCGAACCGATGCTCTATGCCGAGTTGATCCCGCTGTGTCAGCGACTCCGCGAGCGCGGGCAGCACGTTACGATTGAGACCGCTGGCACGCTCTATTTACCAGTGGAATGCGACCTGATGTCGGTGAGCCCCAAGTTCGCCAGTTCGGCCCCTGCCCGTGAGACGAACCACCGCTGGCATCATCGCCACAACGAAACCCGGTTTCGCCCGAAGATAGTTCGTCAACTCATGACGCGGGGTGACTACCAGCTGAAGTTCGTGATCGACGTGGAAGACGACCTGCCAGAGGTCGAGCAGTTTGTCGCCAGCATCGGCGATGTCGATCCAGGTCGGGTGCTGCTGATGCCTCAAGGGGTGGAACAGCCCGAGCTAGAACATCGCGCGGTATGGCTCAAGCCTTACTGCCAGCAACATGGGTACGTGTTCTGCCCACGTAAGCAAATCGAATGGTTCGGCGCGATCCGCGGCACCTGA
- a CDS encoding FHA domain-containing protein, with product MSTLLNNAAQISTEAQPLVLLRSDTGEVLLPLTAEKVTVGSGQSCTLRLTDAGVRPLHCLITNGEHAITIRRWADGTLLNGEAFSEAELQPGDRLTIGPVELTLESPTSEPEELGSPTLALSQQVSEQTEEYTEQVSEEQAEPADEAEPDIAAATVDRESVDLHRNRAKRLLTELRKTRREAAELQELMDRLNNQLDEYQTERLTLVQQRVDLQTQCNELIQERDELQQQRDALAGQIESLSAQLTSTRQELEALSESHRTGEAEFANRMAELEQQVTDRNDLVLDLRNELELLREELTNLSLQANDRESTQDQQMVETHAEPAGPTSVIESLLREVADRSAVEATSEPDEAAFGFGTSVSAITEQPTSPVEEPTPAPLAEDSIEDLRSAYGDVEEAPESLTLADAEPVSGDTEVASEWSPASCFGPIANPQPGLLTEPVSLSQPEAGLWDIEVKGAEPVAESFPTAETLSAEVASETTPATQAMPIEFATDSSVCEEPNTDEEAIWNRLHDLRAVASERLHHEIEEYDESHATEAGASPMVEEPEATPEESIDEPTTVTDLFDPPAEAEEPASQHEEPVSFVERYKHLLDEDGPEESFVRDPEPEPAPEPARIPLPEPQAMDDGEEESIEEYMAKMMNRLRGGSDPQPVPSKKPQVSEKPQVTSTQQMELAKEKPICTLAESLAKKGERSTEVLAPQQPLGSLEEMKSSSRLIPTTDMNALRDLANNSAREAIQTANSRQAREDATVNLLMGGIGLFSGAYLVWYSKLELSVLLVTGLFALAGAGYWIYRTLCTLKTPVGEASAERIESVVQGAVDSNDTQKTL from the coding sequence ATGAGCACCCTACTGAACAACGCTGCGCAGATCTCCACCGAGGCACAGCCACTGGTTTTGCTCCGTAGCGACACCGGCGAGGTATTGCTGCCGCTCACAGCCGAGAAGGTCACCGTCGGCAGTGGTCAGAGCTGCACCCTGCGCCTGACGGACGCGGGGGTACGCCCCCTGCACTGCCTGATCACCAACGGGGAGCACGCGATCACGATTCGCCGCTGGGCGGATGGCACCCTGCTCAACGGCGAGGCCTTTTCCGAGGCCGAACTACAGCCAGGCGACCGACTGACGATTGGCCCCGTGGAACTCACCCTCGAGTCTCCCACTAGCGAACCCGAAGAGCTGGGGTCGCCGACGCTTGCTTTGTCGCAGCAAGTTAGCGAGCAAACAGAGGAATACACGGAGCAAGTCTCCGAAGAGCAAGCGGAACCGGCCGATGAAGCCGAGCCTGATATTGCCGCTGCTACGGTCGATCGAGAATCGGTCGATTTGCATCGGAATCGCGCGAAGCGATTGCTGACCGAACTGCGAAAGACTCGTCGCGAAGCGGCCGAGTTGCAGGAGTTGATGGATCGGCTGAACAACCAGCTAGACGAATACCAAACCGAACGTTTGACCCTGGTGCAACAGCGGGTCGACCTTCAGACGCAATGTAACGAACTTATCCAAGAACGCGACGAGTTGCAGCAGCAACGCGACGCACTGGCTGGGCAGATTGAGTCGCTGAGTGCACAGCTGACATCGACACGACAAGAGCTGGAAGCCCTAAGCGAATCCCACCGCACCGGCGAGGCCGAGTTTGCCAATCGCATGGCGGAGCTGGAACAGCAGGTCACTGATCGTAACGACTTGGTGCTCGATCTGCGCAACGAACTAGAATTGCTCCGCGAGGAGCTGACGAACCTTTCTCTGCAAGCGAATGATCGCGAGTCGACACAGGACCAGCAAATGGTTGAGACTCATGCAGAGCCTGCTGGTCCGACCAGTGTGATCGAATCACTGCTACGCGAAGTGGCAGATCGCAGTGCGGTCGAAGCCACCAGCGAACCTGATGAGGCGGCGTTTGGTTTTGGGACAAGTGTTTCAGCGATCACGGAACAGCCAACCAGCCCCGTCGAGGAACCGACTCCTGCCCCGCTCGCGGAAGACTCCATCGAGGACCTCCGCTCAGCGTATGGCGACGTCGAAGAGGCTCCCGAGTCGCTCACCTTGGCCGATGCCGAACCGGTTTCCGGCGATACCGAAGTCGCCAGCGAATGGTCGCCAGCGAGTTGCTTCGGACCGATTGCGAATCCACAACCTGGGCTGTTGACCGAACCGGTCAGTCTATCGCAACCAGAAGCTGGTTTGTGGGATATCGAGGTTAAAGGGGCCGAGCCGGTTGCGGAGTCGTTCCCCACGGCCGAAACGCTCTCTGCCGAAGTTGCTAGCGAAACAACTCCCGCTACTCAAGCGATGCCGATTGAGTTTGCTACGGACTCTTCGGTATGCGAGGAGCCCAACACCGACGAAGAAGCTATTTGGAACCGGTTGCATGACTTGCGGGCGGTGGCTTCCGAGCGTTTGCATCACGAGATCGAAGAGTACGACGAAAGCCATGCGACCGAAGCGGGCGCGTCGCCGATGGTCGAAGAGCCGGAAGCGACTCCCGAAGAATCGATCGACGAACCCACAACCGTCACCGACCTGTTCGATCCTCCGGCCGAGGCTGAAGAACCTGCCAGCCAACATGAGGAGCCGGTCTCTTTCGTCGAACGCTACAAGCACCTGCTCGACGAGGATGGTCCCGAAGAGTCATTCGTCCGCGATCCTGAGCCAGAGCCCGCACCAGAGCCCGCCCGAATTCCGCTGCCGGAACCTCAGGCCATGGACGATGGTGAGGAAGAGTCGATCGAAGAGTATATGGCCAAGATGATGAACCGCCTGCGCGGTGGTTCCGATCCCCAGCCCGTACCGAGCAAGAAGCCTCAGGTGTCGGAAAAGCCGCAGGTCACCTCGACCCAACAAATGGAATTGGCGAAAGAGAAGCCAATCTGCACGCTCGCCGAATCGCTTGCGAAAAAGGGGGAGCGTAGCACCGAAGTCCTCGCCCCGCAGCAGCCGCTCGGGAGTTTGGAGGAGATGAAGTCGTCGAGCCGCCTTATCCCAACTACCGATATGAATGCTTTGCGGGACTTGGCGAACAATTCGGCCCGCGAGGCGATTCAGACTGCCAACTCGCGGCAAGCCCGCGAGGACGCGACAGTGAACCTGCTGATGGGGGGCATCGGATTGTTTTCCGGAGCTTACCTAGTGTGGTACTCGAAGCTGGAATTGAGCGTCCTGCTGGTCACCGGCTTGTTCGCCCTGGCAGGAGCCGGCTACTGGATCTATCGCACGCTCTGCACGCTCAAGACCCCTGTCGGCGAAGCTTCCGCCGAACGGATCGAGTCGGTCGTGCAAGGGGCTGTGGATTCGAACGATACGCAAAAGACGCTGTAA
- a CDS encoding sugar phosphate isomerase/epimerase family protein, protein MPAAPRVILSGFADEAAIHKTAYEQFAAFAAIGLEYYSLRFVDVGHGIKNVMELTKSEITRLRHMEDDFGMNVASIGSPIGKVKLLDENDGTKNRFVPFKKYLKSEVQKACDLAHAFETKLIRGFSFYPPKGSDPYEYISQAADQLGQIAELCHRSDLTFGLEVEANLVGQTGELLAELHRQVNHPAMVTIFDGGNLVSQGMTTDEVFQEYQAMKPSLGWMHIKDYRDPSLTGRQGHVEEDKLKNFVPSDMGDSGHTRILEDFKEVLPKLERKLKRRGIPGVFLDLEPHLKGGGQFGGFSGPDGMGVALRSLCRILDFIGVEYHLRGWDDIIAARGF, encoded by the coding sequence ATGCCTGCCGCACCACGAGTCATCCTCTCCGGATTTGCCGACGAAGCCGCCATCCATAAAACCGCTTACGAGCAGTTTGCTGCGTTTGCGGCCATCGGCCTGGAGTACTACAGCCTTCGATTCGTGGACGTCGGTCACGGCATCAAGAACGTGATGGAGCTCACCAAGAGCGAAATCACTCGGCTCCGCCATATGGAAGACGACTTCGGCATGAACGTCGCTTCTATTGGTTCGCCGATTGGCAAGGTGAAGCTGCTCGACGAGAACGACGGCACCAAGAACCGCTTCGTACCTTTCAAGAAGTACCTGAAGTCGGAAGTGCAAAAGGCTTGCGACCTGGCGCACGCGTTCGAGACCAAGCTGATTCGCGGTTTCAGTTTTTATCCCCCCAAGGGAAGCGACCCATACGAGTACATCAGTCAGGCGGCCGATCAACTCGGGCAGATCGCCGAACTGTGTCATCGCAGCGACCTGACGTTCGGGCTGGAAGTGGAAGCGAACCTCGTTGGCCAGACCGGCGAACTACTCGCCGAACTGCACCGGCAAGTAAATCACCCCGCGATGGTCACCATCTTCGATGGCGGCAACCTGGTAAGCCAGGGCATGACCACCGACGAGGTGTTCCAGGAGTACCAGGCCATGAAGCCTAGCCTGGGTTGGATGCACATCAAAGACTATCGCGATCCCAGCCTGACTGGTCGGCAAGGGCACGTGGAAGAGGACAAGCTCAAGAACTTTGTCCCCAGCGACATGGGCGACAGCGGCCACACTCGCATTCTGGAGGACTTCAAGGAAGTGCTCCCTAAGCTCGAACGCAAGCTGAAACGCCGCGGCATTCCCGGCGTATTCCTCGACCTCGAGCCGCACCTGAAGGGTGGCGGTCAGTTCGGTGGTTTCAGCGGTCCCGACGGAATGGGCGTTGCCCTCCGTTCGCTCTGCCGAATCCTCGACTTCATCGGCGTCGAATACCACCTGCGCGGCTGGGACGATATCATCGCCGCCCGCGGGTTCTAG
- a CDS encoding FtsX-like permease family protein, with protein sequence MAAAHAGESTIDPFSYITANLRHHWRMHLAVIAAVAIVTAVITGALVVGDSVRGSLRDLTLQRLGHIDRAAVSPRLFRDQLATELTEARGFDEHFTGAQPALLLKGSATMQADDKTRRASNLNLYGVADAFWSIGEFDPRSEPSAEGVWLTAQVADDLQAKPGDEIVLQLPLMSEVPADSPLGEKVDTIAGQRFRVAGVLPDRGLARFGMQPSQRPPRAVFVPLTELATAIDQPGKANALLVTSEQVTKPTGDDASQWLDDNYRPRLADYGIQVVEYGKTLQIESSELVLPPLVVSAADKVLADDNLQPVVTYLANTIRIGDRKVPYSTVTGVDSNALLGPLLNEQGEPLKLADDEVVLNRWAADQLEAKVGDTVTLRYYEPESTHGNLREHEPPLELKLVAIAELKTADGQPTLAADPHLTPQLKGVTDQESISDWDLPFELTERITQADEDYWDDYSTTPKAFISLTLAKQQWQTRWGSISLIRLAASEEATVSNVKHLLRNELDPKTLGMAMLPVKQQGLTAASGTTPFDGLFLGFSMFLIAAAIMLLVLLFRLAMEERAREVGLLTAVGFAPAKTARFLGIEAMVVAVTGALIGVLVGVFYAWCMVTGLKTLWVDAIVTPFLEVHVGSWSIPTGFLLGLATAGLTTWRTLRSVLKQSPRSLLAGSMQDDSSLQVSSKPRRRWPVAEAMLVAAGGMAAWGTTLSGEAQAGTFFGVGALVLTGVLLLVRRHWRRQAYGRHRATGMSLVGLAATNLARQPGRSTLTMGLVASASFLLLAISAFRLAPSEAGTGNYDWYATTDAPVHYDLGTEQGQLELAFRDDEMDRLGGCTVESLRVHGGEDASCLNLYRTAQPRVLGVRDAGRVMNNFAWSKTDWSPEAPPDLNIDLGKDDHDQPVVPVVLDLATAMYSLHLSGSVGDQLTIVDSNDQPVTLEVVGLLQNSILQGDLIVSDEHFRRMYPNESGSQLFLIREKQQPAADAMPLDTLLENRLADYGMDVENAKVRLASFLAVQNTYLTTFQSLGGLGLLLGTIGLAVVQLRNVLERRGELALMQAVGYRRRRVVWLVLLENLALVAGGLLLGALAAVLALIPQLGTYQTALPWGTAAALLAIVTLVGLLATWLATRGTLRQAILPALRGD encoded by the coding sequence TTGGCCGCTGCTCACGCAGGAGAATCTACCATCGATCCGTTTAGCTACATCACGGCAAATCTGCGTCATCACTGGCGGATGCATCTGGCAGTGATTGCAGCCGTGGCCATCGTCACCGCAGTGATCACCGGCGCCCTGGTGGTGGGAGACTCGGTACGCGGCAGCCTTCGCGATCTCACGCTCCAGCGGCTAGGCCATATCGATCGGGCGGCAGTGTCGCCTCGGCTGTTCCGCGACCAACTGGCGACCGAACTGACCGAAGCGCGGGGCTTCGACGAGCACTTCACCGGCGCTCAGCCCGCCTTGCTGCTGAAGGGCTCCGCGACGATGCAGGCCGACGACAAGACGCGGCGGGCGAGCAACCTGAATCTGTATGGCGTGGCCGATGCGTTCTGGAGCATCGGCGAGTTCGATCCCCGCAGCGAACCGTCCGCCGAGGGAGTTTGGCTCACCGCACAAGTAGCCGACGACCTGCAGGCGAAGCCGGGCGACGAGATCGTGCTGCAGTTGCCGCTGATGTCGGAAGTGCCGGCCGATAGTCCACTGGGAGAGAAGGTCGACACGATCGCCGGGCAGCGTTTCCGCGTGGCCGGAGTGCTACCCGACCGCGGCCTCGCCCGCTTTGGCATGCAACCGTCGCAGCGACCGCCGCGGGCGGTGTTTGTGCCGCTCACGGAACTGGCTACCGCGATCGACCAGCCCGGCAAAGCGAACGCCCTGTTGGTAACGAGCGAGCAAGTCACCAAGCCGACCGGCGACGACGCCAGCCAATGGCTCGACGATAACTACCGCCCCCGCCTGGCCGACTATGGCATCCAGGTGGTCGAGTACGGCAAGACACTGCAGATTGAGTCGAGCGAGTTGGTGCTGCCTCCGCTGGTGGTCTCGGCAGCCGACAAGGTGCTGGCCGACGACAACCTGCAGCCGGTCGTTACGTACTTGGCGAACACCATCCGCATCGGTGATCGCAAGGTGCCTTACTCCACGGTCACTGGGGTCGATTCGAATGCCTTGCTCGGTCCACTGCTGAACGAGCAAGGCGAACCGCTGAAGCTGGCCGACGACGAAGTGGTGCTGAATCGTTGGGCGGCCGACCAACTCGAAGCCAAGGTCGGCGACACGGTCACGCTGCGATACTACGAGCCCGAGAGCACACACGGCAATCTTCGCGAGCATGAGCCTCCGCTGGAGCTTAAGCTGGTCGCGATCGCCGAGCTAAAGACCGCGGACGGCCAACCCACGCTGGCGGCCGATCCGCATCTCACCCCGCAGCTCAAAGGAGTGACCGATCAGGAGTCGATCTCCGATTGGGACTTGCCGTTTGAACTCACCGAACGCATCACCCAGGCCGACGAAGACTACTGGGATGACTACAGCACCACGCCGAAAGCGTTTATTTCGCTCACCTTGGCGAAGCAGCAATGGCAAACCCGTTGGGGGAGCATTAGCCTGATCCGCCTGGCAGCGAGTGAAGAAGCGACCGTGTCGAACGTGAAGCATCTGCTTCGCAACGAGCTCGACCCCAAAACGCTTGGCATGGCGATGCTGCCGGTCAAACAGCAGGGGCTCACCGCCGCGAGCGGCACCACGCCGTTCGATGGGTTGTTCCTCGGCTTCAGCATGTTTCTGATCGCTGCGGCGATCATGCTGCTCGTGTTGCTCTTCCGCCTGGCCATGGAAGAGCGTGCCCGCGAGGTGGGTCTGCTCACCGCGGTGGGGTTCGCCCCGGCGAAGACCGCCCGCTTCCTTGGCATCGAAGCCATGGTGGTCGCGGTAACCGGCGCACTCATCGGCGTGTTGGTCGGCGTGTTCTACGCCTGGTGCATGGTGACCGGACTGAAAACGCTGTGGGTCGACGCAATTGTGACCCCGTTTCTCGAAGTGCACGTCGGCTCGTGGAGCATCCCAACCGGCTTCCTGCTGGGACTGGCCACCGCTGGCTTGACCACCTGGCGAACCTTGCGTTCGGTGCTGAAACAGTCGCCGCGCAGTTTGCTGGCTGGCAGCATGCAGGACGACTCCAGCTTGCAGGTCTCCAGTAAACCACGCCGACGATGGCCAGTGGCCGAGGCGATGCTCGTCGCGGCCGGCGGGATGGCTGCCTGGGGGACTACCTTGTCGGGCGAAGCTCAAGCGGGCACCTTCTTCGGTGTTGGTGCGCTCGTGCTCACCGGCGTGTTGCTGTTGGTTCGCCGGCACTGGCGTCGGCAAGCGTACGGGCGGCATCGGGCGACTGGCATGTCGCTCGTCGGGCTGGCAGCGACCAACCTCGCCCGCCAGCCAGGGCGAAGCACCCTGACGATGGGCCTGGTGGCCTCGGCCAGTTTTCTGCTGCTGGCGATCAGCGCTTTCCGGTTGGCTCCCAGTGAAGCCGGCACCGGCAACTACGATTGGTACGCAACGACCGACGCCCCGGTGCACTACGACCTCGGCACCGAACAGGGTCAGCTCGAACTGGCGTTTCGCGACGACGAGATGGATCGCCTGGGCGGCTGCACGGTCGAGTCGCTCCGTGTCCACGGTGGCGAGGATGCCAGTTGCCTGAACCTTTACCGCACCGCGCAGCCACGAGTGCTGGGGGTTCGCGACGCCGGGCGGGTAATGAACAACTTTGCGTGGTCGAAGACCGACTGGTCCCCCGAGGCTCCGCCCGACTTGAACATCGACCTCGGCAAGGACGACCACGACCAGCCGGTGGTGCCAGTGGTACTCGACCTGGCGACCGCCATGTACAGCCTGCACCTCTCAGGCTCGGTAGGGGACCAGCTCACCATCGTCGACTCAAACGATCAACCGGTGACGCTCGAAGTAGTCGGTCTGCTGCAAAACAGCATTTTGCAGGGGGATTTGATCGTAAGCGACGAACACTTCCGCCGGATGTATCCCAACGAGTCGGGCTCGCAGCTGTTTTTGATTCGCGAGAAACAGCAACCAGCCGCCGATGCGATGCCGCTCGATACGTTGCTCGAGAATCGCCTGGCCGACTACGGCATGGACGTCGAGAATGCCAAGGTGCGTTTGGCCAGTTTCCTGGCGGTACAGAACACCTACCTTACCACGTTCCAGTCGCTCGGCGGGCTCGGTCTGTTGCTAGGCACCATCGGCCTGGCGGTAGTTCAATTGCGCAACGTGCTCGAACGCCGCGGCGAACTCGCCCTAATGCAGGCCGTGGGGTACCGTCGTCGCCGGGTGGTTTGGCTCGTACTGCTGGAGAATCTCGCCCTGGTCGCAGGGGGATTGTTGTTGGGAGCCTTGGCGGCCGTTTTGGCCTTGATTCCGCAGCTCGGCACCTATCAAACAGCTCTACCATGGGGCACCGCGGCCGCTCTGCTGGCCATCGTCACCCTGGTGGGACTACTGGCAACCTGGCTTGCGACTCGCGGCACACTTCGGCAGGCAATCCTGCCAGCCTTGCGGGGCGATTGA
- a CDS encoding S1C family serine protease — protein MHFVPHSLRYVLCSLVVLVMVESAPLAQGQLAALEAPPGVNADSEREQAYDQLARDVAALDRELGIIKRVVKLVTPSVVHIEASPVREARGRSDVQEAGSGVVVTLNGKPYVLTNRHVIKNSSEALINVHFADGTNLHPNRIWSDSQTDVAVMRIADPNLVAARMGNSDTIDIGEQVLAVGSPFGLSQSVTRGIISAKGRYNLDLGDGDVRLQNFLQTDAAINPGNSGGPLINLRGEVVGINTAIASNSGGNEGIGFSIPINVVTRIAKDLITNGQVKHGFLGVTLDSLFDERRAQALGLTVLSGTRIKAVEPNSPADLARLKENDVILLYNGVRVEDMDHLISLVGLTEIGREVPLIVFRDRQAMKIDVKIATHKKSNGK, from the coding sequence GTGCATTTTGTTCCCCACTCTCTGCGTTACGTCCTCTGTTCACTCGTCGTCTTGGTGATGGTCGAGTCGGCTCCGCTGGCCCAAGGTCAGCTCGCTGCACTCGAAGCACCTCCGGGGGTCAACGCGGATTCCGAGCGCGAACAGGCGTACGACCAACTCGCTCGCGATGTCGCAGCCTTGGATCGCGAACTCGGCATCATCAAGCGGGTGGTCAAACTCGTGACTCCTTCGGTCGTGCATATCGAAGCCAGCCCGGTCCGCGAAGCTCGCGGCCGCTCCGACGTTCAAGAAGCGGGCTCCGGCGTCGTGGTCACTTTGAATGGCAAGCCATACGTGTTGACCAATCGCCATGTGATCAAGAACTCGTCCGAAGCACTGATCAACGTTCATTTTGCCGATGGAACGAACCTGCACCCGAATCGCATCTGGAGCGACTCGCAAACCGATGTCGCAGTGATGCGAATCGCCGACCCGAATCTCGTCGCCGCCCGCATGGGCAATAGCGACACCATCGATATCGGCGAACAGGTACTCGCAGTCGGCAGCCCGTTCGGGCTGAGCCAAAGCGTGACCCGCGGCATCATCAGCGCCAAAGGTCGTTACAATCTCGACCTCGGCGATGGCGACGTCCGCCTGCAGAACTTCTTGCAGACTGATGCGGCCATCAACCCCGGCAACAGCGGCGGTCCACTCATCAACCTCCGCGGCGAAGTCGTCGGCATCAACACCGCGATCGCCAGCAACTCGGGCGGCAACGAGGGCATCGGCTTTTCGATTCCCATCAACGTGGTCACGCGCATTGCCAAGGACCTGATTACCAATGGCCAGGTCAAGCACGGCTTTCTCGGCGTTACGCTCGACTCGCTGTTCGATGAGCGTCGCGCCCAGGCGCTGGGGCTCACCGTGCTATCGGGCACACGCATTAAAGCAGTCGAACCCAACTCGCCGGCCGATCTGGCAAGGCTCAAAGAGAACGACGTCATCCTGCTCTACAACGGAGTTCGCGTAGAGGACATGGATCATCTGATTAGTCTGGTAGGGCTCACCGAGATTGGTCGCGAGGTTCCGCTCATCGTGTTTCGTGACCGTCAGGCGATGAAAATCGACGTGAAAATCGCGACCCACAAAAAGTCGAATGGCAAATAG
- the queF gene encoding preQ(1) synthase, whose translation MSENRQILESFENQFPDRDYKIEIVAPEFTSVCPKTGQPDYGTITISYTPDKVCVELKSLKMYLQSYRNQGIYYEHVTNTMLDDLVAICQPRWMKIEAAFNARGGITETVTAQYTAAM comes from the coding sequence ATGTCCGAAAATCGACAAATCCTCGAATCCTTCGAGAACCAATTCCCCGACCGCGATTACAAGATCGAAATCGTCGCGCCCGAGTTCACGTCGGTCTGCCCAAAAACAGGCCAGCCCGACTATGGCACGATCACCATTTCGTACACTCCGGATAAGGTCTGCGTTGAGCTGAAGAGCTTGAAGATGTACCTGCAGAGCTACCGGAATCAGGGCATCTACTACGAGCACGTGACCAACACGATGCTCGACGACCTGGTAGCGATCTGCCAACCACGTTGGATGAAGATCGAAGCTGCCTTTAACGCACGTGGCGGTATCACCGAAACGGTCACCGCCCAGTACACGGCCGCGATGTAG
- the queC gene encoding 7-cyano-7-deazaguanine synthase QueC produces MMTQKTATKGKAVVLLSGGLDSATTAAIARQQGFELYALSVDYGQRHRFELEAAARVAQAMGVVEHKTVQISLDTLGGSALTDDIEVPQDRDDAAIATGIPVTYVPARNTVMLSLALGYAEVIGAADLFIGVNAVDYSGYPDCRPEYIAAFEQLANLATKAGVEGTLRFQVHTPLVEWTKAQIVTRGSQLGVDYGLTHTCYSPNDQGVSCGRCDACQLRRKGFAEAGLTDPIAYQG; encoded by the coding sequence ATGATGACCCAGAAAACCGCAACCAAAGGCAAAGCCGTTGTCCTGCTGAGCGGCGGACTCGACTCGGCCACCACGGCCGCCATTGCTCGCCAGCAGGGGTTCGAGCTGTACGCGCTGAGCGTCGATTACGGGCAGCGGCACCGATTTGAGCTCGAAGCGGCCGCCCGCGTGGCTCAGGCCATGGGGGTGGTGGAACACAAAACCGTGCAGATTTCGCTCGACACCCTCGGCGGCAGCGCCCTGACCGACGACATCGAGGTGCCGCAAGATCGCGACGATGCGGCGATCGCCACCGGAATTCCGGTGACGTACGTGCCGGCCCGCAACACGGTGATGCTGTCGCTGGCGCTGGGATATGCCGAGGTGATCGGTGCGGCCGATCTGTTCATCGGCGTCAACGCGGTGGACTATAGTGGCTATCCCGATTGCCGGCCGGAATACATCGCAGCGTTTGAGCAACTGGCCAATTTAGCCACAAAAGCAGGCGTCGAAGGTACTTTGCGTTTCCAAGTGCATACTCCCTTGGTAGAATGGACGAAGGCACAGATCGTTACGCGGGGAAGCCAATTGGGGGTTGATTATGGCTTGACGCATACGTGCTACTCGCCGAACGACCAAGGCGTATCCTGCGGTCGTTGCGACGCCTGCCAATTGCGGCGCAAAGGCTTCGCCGAGGCGGGGCTGACCGATCCGATTGCGTACCAGGGTTAG